The window CAGCCGTCGCGGCTGCCGGGCTGGACCCGGGGGCACATCCTCACCCACCTGGCGCGCAACGCCGACGCGCTCGTCAACCTGCTGACCTGGGCGCGGACGGGGACGCCGACACCGATGTACCCCTCTGCCGAGCGGCGCAACGCCGACATCGAGGCGGGCGCCGGCAGACCGATCGAGGTGCAGCGCGACGACCTCGTGGCCGCGGCGCGGCGACTCATGGAGACCGCCCGCGGGATGGGGCGACACGACTGGGAGGCGGCGGTGCGGAGCGCGCAGGGCCGCGACATCCCCGCCGCCGAGATCCCCTGGATGCGTGCCCGCGAGGTGTGGATCCACCTCGCCGACCTCGATGTCGGAGCCGGCTTCGAGGTGATTCCCGACGAGGTGGCGGTGGCGCTCGTGCACGACGTCGCGCGCTGGATGGACGGCCGCGTCGAGCGGCGCGTCGAGCTGGTGGCTCCGCACGTCGACGCGGCGTTCGGCGGCTCGCCGGGGCAGCCGGCGGTCCGTGTCCACGGCAGCCCCCAGGCGCTCGCTGCCTGGCTGGTGGGGCGCTCGCGTGGCGAGACGCTCGAGGCCGAGGAGGCGGCGGCGATCCCCGACCTCCCGCCCTGGCTCTGAGCCCCGGGGGCTGCCGGCCGCGTTGACTTTCCGGCGTGCCTGTCCGATACTCCTGTAACGGACGTTCAGTACAAATGCCTGCGACCCCTCGACCTCCCGCCCCCGTCCGCGCCGGAGCCGACCGCCGCGCGCAGATCGCCGCCGCAGCGGCGCGGCTCTTCGCCGAGCACGGCTACGCGGAGACGAGCATGCGCGACATCGCCGCGGCGGTGGGCATGGGCCTGGGCGCGATCTACTACCACATCGAGAGCAAGGAGGAGCTGCTGGCGCGCATCCACGAGGAGTACGTCGGCACCATCGTGATCGAGCTCGAGCGCATCTGCGCGCAGGACCGGCCGGCGGTCGACGCCCTGTACGCCGCGGGCGAGCTGATGATGCGCCACCTGCACACCTACCGCGATCACATGGTCGCCTTCTTCACCGAGCAGCGGCGCATCCGCGGTGAGCGCTTCGCCGAGGTGGCGGCGCGCCGGCGCGACTTCGAGCGGCTGCTCGAGGGCCTGCTCCGCCGCGGCGTCGCCGAGGGCTCGCTGCGTGCACACGACGTGCGCCTCACCGTCCTGGCGATGCTGGGGATGTTCAACTACGGGCACCAGTGGTACCGCCCCGACGGGCGGCTC of the Candidatus Dormiibacterota bacterium genome contains:
- a CDS encoding maleylpyruvate isomerase family mycothiol-dependent enzyme, which gives rise to MRPGQGTSLPGTEVILGWVEDGQSRLEERLAPLDDGAVAQPSRLPGWTRGHILTHLARNADALVNLLTWARTGTPTPMYPSAERRNADIEAGAGRPIEVQRDDLVAAARRLMETARGMGRHDWEAAVRSAQGRDIPAAEIPWMRAREVWIHLADLDVGAGFEVIPDEVAVALVHDVARWMDGRVERRVELVAPHVDAAFGGSPGQPAVRVHGSPQALAAWLVGRSRGETLEAEEAAAIPDLPPWL
- a CDS encoding TetR/AcrR family transcriptional regulator, whose protein sequence is MPATPRPPAPVRAGADRRAQIAAAAARLFAEHGYAETSMRDIAAAVGMGLGAIYYHIESKEELLARIHEEYVGTIVIELERICAQDRPAVDALYAAGELMMRHLHTYRDHMVAFFTEQRRIRGERFAEVAARRRDFERLLEGLLRRGVAEGSLRAHDVRLTVLAMLGMFNYGHQWYRPDGRLTPEQIGRSFIDLVLRGVATGAPAQPPR